One stretch of Streptomyces sp. NBC_00443 DNA includes these proteins:
- the gvpJ gene encoding gas vesicle protein GvpJ — MTVVPQGNGGGGVPGAAGGGSGNLYDVLELVLDRGLVIDAFVRVSLVGIEILKIDARVVVASVDTYLRFAEATNRLDLESGSKSPAQLTDLVGGSVESGARGKSKGALSGAVEAITDSFKGDGDEDEAADEDAEADAEQERRPAREKRRERSERRSERHSARDREE, encoded by the coding sequence GTGACTGTGGTGCCACAGGGCAACGGCGGCGGTGGTGTCCCCGGCGCCGCCGGAGGCGGCTCGGGGAACCTCTACGACGTGCTGGAACTCGTCCTCGACCGGGGCCTGGTCATTGACGCGTTCGTCCGGGTGTCCCTCGTGGGCATCGAGATCCTGAAGATCGACGCGCGGGTGGTCGTGGCCAGCGTGGACACGTATCTGCGCTTCGCCGAGGCGACCAACCGGCTGGATCTGGAGTCGGGCAGCAAGTCGCCCGCGCAGCTGACCGACCTTGTCGGAGGCTCCGTCGAGAGCGGGGCACGCGGCAAGAGCAAGGGAGCGCTGTCGGGCGCCGTCGAGGCCATCACCGATTCCTTCAAGGGCGACGGTGACGAGGACGAAGCCGCGGACGAGGACGCGGAGGCGGACGCCGAGCAGGAGCGCAGGCCGGCGCGCGAGAAACGGCGTGAGCGCTCCGAACGCCGTTCGGAACGTCACTCCGCACGGGACCGGGAGGAGTGA
- a CDS encoding gas vesicle protein GvpO — protein MITSDREPRKARSSSRQAPAEARMSAADAIRSAAEQLSELLGRAPESVSSLKPTDQGWEADVEVVELERIPETTSVMASYQVVLDREGQLVSYRRGRRYTRSQVDRADRR, from the coding sequence ATGATCACGAGCGATCGCGAGCCGCGCAAGGCACGTTCCTCATCACGGCAGGCGCCCGCCGAGGCGCGGATGTCCGCCGCCGATGCCATACGGTCCGCGGCGGAACAGCTCAGTGAGCTGCTGGGGAGGGCTCCCGAGTCGGTCTCCTCGCTGAAGCCGACGGATCAGGGCTGGGAAGCCGACGTCGAGGTCGTGGAACTGGAACGCATTCCCGAGACGACCAGCGTGATGGCCAGCTACCAGGTGGTTCTGGACCGGGAGGGGCAACTGGTGTCGTACAGGCGCGGGCGTCGTTACACGCGCTCGCAGGTGGACAGGGCAGATCGCCGCTAG
- a CDS encoding DUF937 domain-containing protein, protein MSEVDANPLTSLQDDVLDELGDHRIGDIARLLGTDEAGARQMVGTTVAALSAEAESVATPHDAPLTGVATVGGFATGGLMAGLLAKEAEPVADAVARRTGLPQDAVSRVVEMLVPVVPAVLTKRAAGR, encoded by the coding sequence ATGTCAGAGGTAGACGCAAACCCCCTCACCTCCCTCCAGGACGACGTGCTCGACGAGCTCGGCGACCACCGGATCGGGGACATCGCGAGGCTGCTGGGCACGGACGAGGCGGGGGCCCGGCAGATGGTCGGTACGACGGTGGCGGCGCTGTCCGCCGAGGCGGAATCCGTCGCGACGCCGCACGACGCCCCGCTCACCGGCGTGGCCACCGTGGGCGGCTTCGCGACCGGCGGCCTCATGGCCGGGCTGCTGGCCAAGGAGGCCGAGCCGGTCGCGGACGCGGTGGCCCGCAGGACGGGGCTGCCTCAGGATGCCGTGTCCCGGGTGGTGGAGATGCTCGTTCCGGTGGTGCCGGCGGTGCTCACGAAGCGGGCGGCCGGCAGGTAG
- the rbsD gene encoding D-ribose pyranase, producing the protein MKRAGILNRHLSGALAELGHGDGVLVCDAGMPIPDGPRVVDLAFRAGVPSFAEVLGGLLAELVVEGATAAQEIREANPSAAALLDGEFPELRLVTHERLKELSAGARLVVRTGEARPYANVLLRCGVFF; encoded by the coding sequence GTGAAGAGGGCCGGAATACTGAACCGCCACCTGTCCGGCGCCCTCGCCGAGTTGGGCCACGGCGACGGCGTGCTGGTGTGCGACGCGGGCATGCCGATACCCGACGGCCCCCGGGTCGTGGACTTGGCCTTCCGGGCCGGCGTGCCGTCCTTCGCCGAGGTGCTGGGCGGTCTGCTGGCCGAGCTGGTGGTGGAGGGCGCGACGGCGGCGCAGGAGATCCGCGAGGCGAACCCCTCGGCGGCCGCGCTGCTGGACGGGGAGTTTCCCGAGCTGCGGCTGGTCACGCACGAGCGGCTCAAGGAGCTGTCGGCCGGGGCGCGGCTGGTGGTACGGACCGGCGAGGCGCGGCCGTACGCGAATGTGCTGCTGCGCTGCGGGGTCTTCTTCTAG
- a CDS encoding ribokinase, with the protein MYDYDLLVVGSANADLVIGVERRPGAGETVLGSDLAVHPGGKGANQAVAAARLGARTALLARVGDDAHGRLLLDSQRESGVDTVGVLVGGAPTGVALITVDPSGDNSIVVSPGANGRLTPQDVRAAASLFQASRVVSVQLEIPLETVAEVVRSLADGSRFVLNPSPPRPLPAEVLAACDPLIVNEHEAKVILGGSAVGDTPEDWARILLAKGPRSVVVTLGGEGALVASAKGVTRVPSVQVDAVDTTGAGDAFTAALAWRLGTGASLAEAAAYAARVGAVAVTRKGAQVSFPTAAEVEAL; encoded by the coding sequence ATGTACGACTACGACCTCCTGGTCGTAGGGTCGGCCAACGCCGACCTGGTGATCGGCGTCGAGCGCCGGCCGGGGGCCGGCGAGACCGTGCTCGGGTCCGATCTGGCCGTCCACCCGGGCGGCAAAGGCGCGAACCAGGCCGTCGCGGCCGCCCGGCTCGGGGCCCGTACGGCCTTGCTGGCCCGGGTCGGCGACGACGCGCACGGCCGGCTGCTGCTCGACTCGCAGCGGGAGTCCGGTGTCGACACGGTGGGCGTCCTGGTGGGCGGCGCGCCGACCGGCGTCGCGCTGATCACGGTGGACCCGTCCGGGGACAACAGCATCGTGGTCTCGCCCGGGGCCAACGGCAGGCTCACCCCGCAGGACGTACGGGCCGCCGCGAGCCTCTTCCAGGCGTCGCGGGTGGTGTCGGTCCAGCTGGAGATCCCGCTGGAGACGGTCGCCGAGGTGGTCCGCAGCCTGGCGGACGGCAGCCGCTTCGTGCTGAACCCGTCCCCGCCCCGCCCGCTGCCGGCCGAGGTGCTGGCGGCCTGTGACCCGCTGATCGTGAACGAGCACGAGGCGAAGGTGATCCTCGGCGGCTCCGCGGTGGGCGACACCCCCGAGGACTGGGCGCGGATCCTGCTCGCGAAGGGGCCCCGCTCGGTGGTCGTGACCCTGGGCGGCGAGGGCGCTCTGGTGGCCTCCGCCAAGGGTGTGACGCGGGTTCCGTCCGTGCAGGTGGACGCGGTGGACACGACGGGGGCGGGCGACGCCTTCACGGCCGCGCTGGCCTGGCGGCTCGGCACGGGCGCGTCCCTTGCCGAGGCGGCGGCGTACGCGGCCCGGGTCGGCGCGGTGGCCGTGACACGCAAGGGCGCGCAGGTGTCCTTCCCGACGGCGGCGGAGGTCGAGGCGCTGTGA
- a CDS encoding ABC transporter permease/substrate-binding protein — protein sequence MATDTLKSTPGASGASGIRRLLLDNGALTALIVLVVAMSALSGDFLTTDNLLNVGVQAAVTAILAFGVTFVIVSAGIDLSVGSVAALSATVLAWTATSHGVPVFIGVLLAVATGIAAGLVNGFLIAYGKLPPFIATLAMLSVARGLSLVISEGSPIALPDSVSHLGDTLGGWLPVPVLVMIVMGLIAAFVLGRTYIGRSMYAIGGNEEAARLSGLRVKKQKLAIYALSGVFAAVAGVVLAARLSSAQPQAADGYELDAIAAVVIGGASLAGGTGKASGTLIGALILAVLRNGLNLLNVSAFWQQVVIGVVIALAVLFDTLRRKAGATPVTAGTGGGKGKQAGTYALAAVVTVAIVGATSFLHNGSSSSSNPKMGLSLSTLNNPFFVQIRAGAQAEAKKLGIDLTVTDAQNDASQQANQLQNFTSSRVGAIIVNPVDSDAASNSVKAADKAKIPVIAVDRGVNNAQTEALVASDNVAGGELAAKTVAEKLGGKGKIVILQGQAGTSAARERAQGFANGLKAYPGIQVVAQQPADFDRTKGLDVMSNLLQAHPDVQGVIAANDEMALGAIKALGSKAGKSVSVVGFDGTPDGLNAVKGGSLYASVAQQPSQLGKIAVDNALKAFQGKKVEQTVKVPVKVVTKENVAGFGG from the coding sequence GTGGCCACTGACACGCTCAAGAGCACGCCGGGCGCGAGTGGCGCCTCGGGAATTCGCCGACTCCTGCTCGACAACGGCGCGCTCACCGCGCTGATCGTCCTGGTCGTCGCCATGTCGGCGCTGTCCGGCGACTTCCTGACCACCGACAACCTCCTGAACGTCGGCGTCCAGGCGGCCGTGACCGCCATCCTCGCCTTCGGCGTCACGTTCGTGATCGTCTCGGCGGGCATCGACCTGTCGGTCGGTTCGGTGGCGGCGCTGTCGGCCACCGTCCTCGCGTGGACCGCGACCTCGCACGGGGTGCCGGTCTTCATAGGGGTGCTGCTGGCCGTCGCGACCGGCATCGCGGCCGGTCTCGTCAACGGCTTCCTCATCGCGTACGGCAAACTCCCGCCGTTCATCGCGACGCTCGCGATGCTCTCGGTGGCCCGCGGCCTGTCACTGGTGATCTCCGAGGGCTCCCCCATCGCCCTCCCCGACTCCGTCTCGCACCTCGGTGACACGCTCGGCGGCTGGCTGCCGGTGCCGGTGCTCGTGATGATCGTGATGGGTCTGATCGCCGCCTTCGTGCTCGGCCGGACCTACATCGGCCGCTCGATGTACGCCATCGGCGGCAACGAGGAGGCAGCGCGCCTGTCGGGTCTGCGCGTGAAGAAGCAGAAGCTCGCCATCTACGCCCTGTCGGGCGTCTTCGCCGCCGTCGCGGGCGTCGTGCTCGCCGCCCGGCTGTCCTCCGCGCAGCCGCAGGCCGCCGACGGCTACGAGCTGGACGCGATCGCCGCGGTCGTCATCGGCGGTGCCTCGCTCGCGGGCGGCACCGGCAAGGCGTCCGGCACCCTGATCGGCGCGCTGATCCTGGCGGTGCTGCGCAACGGCCTGAACCTGCTGAACGTGTCCGCCTTCTGGCAGCAGGTCGTCATCGGCGTCGTGATCGCGCTGGCGGTCCTGTTCGACACGCTGCGCCGCAAGGCCGGGGCGACCCCGGTGACGGCCGGAACGGGCGGCGGCAAGGGGAAGCAGGCGGGGACGTACGCGCTCGCGGCTGTCGTCACCGTGGCGATCGTGGGGGCGACCTCCTTCCTGCACAACGGCTCGTCCTCGTCGTCGAACCCGAAGATGGGCCTGTCCTTGTCCACCCTCAACAACCCCTTCTTCGTGCAGATCCGGGCGGGCGCCCAGGCCGAGGCGAAGAAGCTCGGCATCGACCTGACCGTCACGGACGCCCAGAACGACGCCTCCCAGCAGGCCAACCAGCTGCAGAACTTCACCAGTTCGCGCGTCGGCGCCATCATCGTCAACCCGGTGGACTCGGATGCGGCCAGCAACTCCGTGAAGGCCGCCGACAAGGCGAAGATCCCGGTCATCGCCGTCGACCGGGGCGTCAACAACGCGCAGACCGAGGCCCTGGTCGCCTCCGACAACGTCGCCGGTGGTGAGCTCGCCGCCAAGACGGTGGCCGAGAAGCTCGGCGGCAAGGGCAAGATCGTGATCCTCCAGGGCCAGGCGGGCACCTCCGCCGCCCGTGAGCGCGCGCAGGGCTTCGCGAACGGCCTCAAGGCCTACCCGGGCATCCAGGTCGTCGCCCAGCAGCCCGCCGACTTCGACCGCACCAAGGGGCTCGACGTGATGTCGAACCTGCTCCAGGCGCACCCGGACGTCCAGGGCGTCATCGCCGCCAACGACGAGATGGCGCTGGGCGCGATCAAGGCCCTGGGTTCCAAGGCCGGCAAGTCGGTCTCCGTGGTCGGCTTCGACGGCACCCCCGACGGCCTGAACGCGGTCAAGGGCGGCTCGCTGTACGCGTCCGTGGCACAGCAGCCGAGCCAGCTCGGCAAGATCGCCGTGGACAACGCGCTCAAGGCATTTCAGGGCAAGAAGGTCGAGCAGACCGTGAAGGTGCCGGTGAAGGTGGTCACGAAGGAGAACGTGGCCGGATTCGGCGGCTGA
- a CDS encoding sugar ABC transporter ATP-binding protein, giving the protein MSNADELLRIEGIRKTFPGVIALDGVDFDLRRGEVHVLLGENGAGKSTLIKMLSGAYTPDAGRILVGGKETRIHGAQDSERLGIATIYQEFNLVPDLTVAENIFLGRQPRRFGMIDRKRMEADAEVLLKRVGVNVSPRAHVRELGIARLQMVEIAKALSLNARVLIMDEPTAVLTSEEVEKLFSIVRRLREDGVGIVFITHHLEEIAALGDRVTVIRDGRSVGQVPAATPEDELVRLMVGRSIEQQYPRERADQGAALLTVEGLTRDGVFHDVSFAVHAGEVVGIAGLVGAGRTEVVRAVFGADPYDKGAVKVAGSSVPKYDVNAAMTAGIGLIPEDRKGQGLVLDASVEENLGLVTLRSATRAGLVDLKGQRAAAARIAGQLGVRMAGLGQHVRTLSGGNQQKVVIGKWLLADTKVLILDEPTRGIDVGAKVEIYQLINELTAAGAAVLMISSDLPEVLGMSDRVLVMAQGRIAGELTADEATQDAVMALAVSNPTTDKTGTEAPRGH; this is encoded by the coding sequence GTGAGCAACGCGGACGAGTTGCTGCGCATCGAGGGCATACGGAAGACCTTCCCCGGCGTGATCGCCCTGGACGGCGTCGACTTCGATCTGCGCCGCGGCGAGGTGCATGTGCTGCTCGGTGAGAACGGCGCGGGCAAGAGCACCCTCATCAAGATGCTCTCCGGCGCCTACACGCCCGACGCCGGGCGGATCCTGGTCGGCGGCAAGGAGACGCGCATCCATGGTGCGCAGGACTCCGAGCGCCTGGGGATCGCCACCATCTACCAGGAGTTCAACCTCGTCCCCGATCTGACGGTCGCCGAGAACATCTTCCTGGGGAGGCAACCGCGTCGCTTCGGGATGATCGACCGGAAGCGGATGGAGGCCGACGCCGAGGTTCTGCTGAAGCGGGTCGGCGTCAATGTGTCCCCACGCGCGCACGTGCGGGAACTCGGCATCGCGCGGCTGCAGATGGTCGAGATCGCGAAGGCGCTCAGCCTGAACGCGCGCGTGCTCATCATGGACGAGCCGACGGCCGTGCTGACCTCCGAGGAGGTCGAGAAGCTCTTCTCGATCGTGCGCAGGCTGCGCGAGGACGGCGTCGGGATCGTCTTCATCACCCATCACCTGGAGGAGATCGCCGCCCTGGGCGACCGGGTGACGGTCATCCGGGACGGCAGGAGCGTCGGGCAGGTTCCGGCCGCCACGCCCGAGGACGAGCTCGTACGGCTCATGGTGGGCCGCTCCATCGAGCAGCAGTACCCGCGTGAACGCGCCGACCAGGGCGCCGCGTTGCTCACCGTCGAGGGGCTGACCAGGGACGGCGTCTTCCACGACGTCAGCTTCGCGGTGCACGCCGGTGAGGTGGTCGGCATCGCGGGGCTGGTCGGCGCCGGACGTACCGAGGTGGTGCGGGCGGTGTTCGGGGCGGACCCGTACGACAAGGGGGCCGTGAAGGTCGCCGGGTCCTCCGTCCCGAAGTACGACGTCAACGCGGCGATGACCGCGGGCATCGGACTCATCCCCGAGGACCGCAAGGGCCAGGGTCTGGTGCTGGACGCGTCCGTCGAGGAGAACCTCGGCCTGGTGACGCTGCGGTCCGCCACGCGCGCGGGTCTCGTCGACCTCAAGGGCCAGCGTGCGGCGGCCGCGCGGATCGCGGGGCAGCTCGGCGTGCGGATGGCGGGCCTCGGGCAGCACGTGCGCACGCTCTCCGGCGGCAACCAGCAGAAGGTCGTCATCGGCAAGTGGCTGCTCGCCGACACCAAGGTGCTGATCCTCGACGAGCCCACGCGCGGCATCGATGTCGGCGCCAAGGTCGAGATCTACCAGCTCATCAACGAACTGACCGCGGCCGGCGCCGCCGTCCTGATGATCTCCAGTGACCTGCCCGAGGTCCTCGGCATGAGCGACCGGGTCCTGGTGATGGCCCAGGGCCGGATCGCGGGCGAGCTCACGGCCGACGAGGCCACCCAGGACGCCGTGATGGCACTCGCCGTCAGCAACCCCACCACCGACAAGACCGGAACGGAGGCCCCCCGTGGCCACTGA
- a CDS encoding LacI family DNA-binding transcriptional regulator — MASIKDVAAEAGVSVATVSRVLNDHPSVSAEARARVLAAVETLGYRPNAVARSLRTDQTHTLGLVISDVMNPYFTELARSVEEEARALGYSVIIGNADERPDLQDHHVRNLLDRRIDGLLVSPTDGGSPLMLDAARAGTPMVFVDRWIPGVDVPVVRSDGRTAVRDLVAHLHGLGHRRLAIIAGPAATTTGRERVEAFREALGAYGLELPDAYTGQGDFQAESGRRVTEGFLDLPEPPEVVFAADNLMALGALDAVRARGLRVPDDLALAAFDDIPWFVHTDPPITAIAQPTGELGRAAVRALVDRVEGRPGESVTLPARLVVRRSCGEQPASPEPSPATNRSQS; from the coding sequence ATGGCGAGCATCAAGGACGTCGCTGCCGAGGCGGGCGTGTCCGTCGCCACGGTCTCGCGCGTCCTGAACGACCATCCGTCGGTCAGCGCCGAGGCACGCGCACGCGTGCTGGCCGCCGTCGAGACCCTGGGCTACCGCCCGAACGCCGTCGCCCGCTCCCTGCGCACGGACCAGACCCACACCCTCGGCCTGGTCATCAGCGACGTGATGAACCCCTACTTCACCGAACTGGCCCGCTCCGTCGAGGAGGAGGCCCGCGCGCTCGGCTACAGCGTGATCATCGGCAACGCCGACGAGCGGCCCGACCTCCAGGACCATCACGTACGGAACCTGCTGGACCGGCGCATCGACGGACTCCTCGTCTCCCCGACCGACGGCGGCTCGCCTCTGATGCTGGACGCGGCCCGCGCGGGGACGCCGATGGTGTTCGTGGACCGGTGGATCCCGGGCGTGGACGTGCCGGTGGTGCGGTCGGACGGGCGCACCGCCGTGCGGGATCTCGTGGCGCATCTGCACGGGCTCGGGCACCGACGGCTGGCGATCATCGCCGGCCCGGCGGCGACCACGACCGGCCGGGAGCGCGTGGAGGCCTTCCGCGAGGCGCTCGGCGCGTACGGCCTCGAACTCCCCGACGCCTACACAGGCCAGGGCGACTTCCAGGCCGAGAGCGGGCGCCGGGTCACCGAGGGCTTCCTCGACCTGCCCGAGCCGCCCGAGGTCGTGTTCGCGGCCGACAACCTGATGGCGCTCGGCGCGCTGGACGCCGTACGCGCGCGTGGGCTGCGCGTGCCGGACGACCTGGCCCTGGCCGCCTTCGACGACATCCCGTGGTTCGTGCACACCGATCCGCCGATCACCGCGATCGCCCAGCCGACGGGCGAGCTGGGCCGGGCCGCCGTACGGGCCCTGGTCGACCGCGTCGAGGGACGGCCTGGCGAGTCCGTCACCCTTCCCGCCCGTCTCGTCGTACGCCGCTCGTGCGGCGAGCAACCGGCTTCACCGGAGCCGTCCCCCGCAACGAACAGGAGCCAGTCGTGA
- the recD2 gene encoding SF1B family DNA helicase RecD2, translated as MSNQAGNSTGERKLAVLEGVLERITYANEENGYTVARVDTGRGGGDLLTVVGALLGAQVGESLRMEGRWGSHPQYGKQFTVENYTTVLPATVQGIRRYLGSGLVKGIGPVFADRITQHFGLDTLEIIEEEPKRLIEVPGLGPKRTKKITDAWEEQKAIKEVMLFLQTVEVSTSIAVRIYKKYGDASISVVKNQPYRLASDVWGIGFLTADKIAQSVGIPHDSPERVKAGLQYALSQATDQGNCYLPEERLIADAVKLLQVDTGLVIECLAELAQVPEDGGDPGVVREKVPGPDGHSEPVTAVYLVPFHRAELALSAQLLRLLRTDEDRMPGFHDVAWDKALGWLKDRTGADLAPEQEAAVKLALTKKVAVLTGGPGCGKSFTVRSIVELARAKKARVVLAAPTGRAAKRLAELTGAEASTVHRLLELKPGGDAAYDKDRPLQADLVVVDEASMLDLLLANKLVKAVPPGAHLLFVGDVDQLPSVGAGEVLRDLLADGSPVPAVRLTRVFRQAQQSGVVTNAHRINAGQHPVTDGMKDFFLFVEDDTEEAGRLTVDVAARRVPAKFGLDPRRDVQVLAPVHRGPAGAGTLNGLLQQAITPGRPDLAEKRFGGRVFRVGDKVTQIRNNYEKGENGVFNGTVGVVTSLDPVDQRLTVLTDEDEEVPYEFDELDELAHAYAVTIHRSQGSEYPAVVIPVTTGAWMMLQRNLLYTAVTRAKQLVVLVGSRKAIGQAVRTVSAGRRCTALDFRLAGS; from the coding sequence ATGTCCAACCAGGCGGGGAACTCCACGGGCGAGCGGAAACTGGCCGTGCTCGAAGGCGTGCTGGAGAGAATCACGTACGCCAACGAGGAGAACGGCTACACGGTCGCCCGCGTCGACACCGGCAGGGGCGGCGGCGACCTCCTCACGGTCGTCGGCGCCCTGCTCGGCGCCCAGGTGGGCGAGTCCCTGCGAATGGAGGGCCGTTGGGGTTCCCACCCCCAGTACGGCAAGCAGTTCACCGTCGAGAACTACACGACCGTTCTCCCGGCCACCGTCCAGGGCATCCGCCGCTATCTCGGCTCCGGCCTGGTCAAGGGCATCGGCCCCGTCTTCGCCGACCGCATCACCCAGCACTTCGGCCTGGACACCCTGGAGATCATCGAGGAGGAGCCCAAGCGGCTCATCGAGGTCCCCGGCCTCGGACCGAAGCGGACGAAGAAGATCACCGACGCCTGGGAGGAACAGAAGGCGATCAAGGAGGTCATGCTCTTCCTCCAGACCGTCGAGGTGTCCACCTCCATCGCCGTGCGGATCTACAAGAAGTACGGCGACGCCTCGATCTCGGTCGTGAAGAACCAGCCGTACCGGCTGGCGTCCGACGTCTGGGGCATCGGCTTCCTCACCGCCGACAAGATCGCCCAGTCCGTGGGCATCCCGCACGACAGCCCGGAGCGGGTCAAGGCGGGCCTGCAGTACGCGCTGTCGCAGGCCACCGACCAGGGCAACTGCTACCTCCCCGAGGAGCGCCTGATCGCTGACGCGGTGAAGCTGCTCCAGGTCGACACGGGCCTCGTCATCGAGTGCCTTGCCGAACTCGCCCAGGTCCCCGAGGACGGCGGCGACCCCGGTGTCGTACGGGAGAAGGTGCCCGGTCCCGACGGCCACTCGGAGCCCGTGACGGCCGTCTACCTCGTCCCCTTCCACCGGGCCGAACTCGCCCTCTCCGCCCAGCTGTTGCGCCTGCTGCGCACCGACGAGGACCGGATGCCGGGCTTCCACGACGTGGCCTGGGACAAGGCGCTGGGCTGGCTGAAGGACCGTACGGGCGCGGACCTCGCGCCCGAGCAGGAGGCCGCCGTCAAGCTGGCGCTGACGAAGAAGGTCGCCGTTCTCACCGGCGGCCCTGGCTGCGGCAAGTCCTTCACGGTCCGCTCGATCGTGGAGCTGGCCCGCGCGAAGAAGGCCAGGGTCGTGCTGGCCGCCCCCACCGGCCGCGCCGCCAAGCGCCTGGCCGAGCTGACCGGAGCCGAGGCCTCCACCGTCCATCGCCTCCTGGAGCTCAAGCCCGGCGGCGACGCGGCGTACGACAAGGACCGCCCGCTCCAGGCCGACCTGGTGGTGGTCGACGAGGCGTCCATGCTGGACCTGCTGCTCGCCAACAAGCTGGTGAAGGCCGTACCGCCGGGTGCCCATCTGCTCTTCGTCGGCGACGTCGACCAGCTGCCCAGCGTCGGCGCGGGAGAGGTCCTCAGGGACCTGCTCGCCGACGGCAGCCCCGTCCCGGCCGTCCGCCTCACGCGCGTGTTCCGCCAGGCCCAGCAATCGGGTGTGGTGACCAACGCGCACCGGATCAACGCCGGGCAGCATCCCGTCACCGACGGCATGAAGGACTTCTTCCTCTTCGTCGAGGACGACACGGAGGAGGCCGGACGGCTCACGGTCGACGTGGCGGCCCGTCGGGTTCCGGCCAAGTTCGGCCTCGATCCACGCCGGGACGTCCAGGTCCTGGCCCCCGTGCACCGGGGCCCGGCCGGCGCGGGCACGCTGAACGGCCTGCTCCAGCAGGCCATCACCCCCGGGCGCCCCGATCTCGCGGAGAAGCGGTTCGGCGGCCGGGTCTTCCGCGTCGGCGACAAGGTCACCCAGATTCGCAACAATTACGAGAAGGGCGAGAACGGCGTCTTCAACGGCACCGTGGGCGTGGTCACCTCGCTCGACCCGGTCGACCAGCGCCTCACGGTGCTGACGGACGAGGACGAGGAGGTTCCGTACGAATTCGACGAACTGGACGAGCTGGCACACGCGTACGCGGTGACCATCCACCGTTCACAGGGAAGTGAATATCCCGCAGTGGTGATCCCCGTCACCACCGGAGCATGGATGATGCTCCAGCGGAACCTGCTGTACACGGCGGTGACCCGGGCCAAGCAGCTGGTCGTCCTCGTCGGTTCACGCAAGGCGATCGGCCAGGCGGTGCGCACGGTGTCGGCGGGGCGGCGCTGCACGGCGCTCGACTTCCGACTGGCGGGCTCCTGA
- a CDS encoding citrate synthase: protein MSDNSVVLRYGDGEYTYPVIDSTVGDKGFDIGKLRAQTGLVTLDSGYGNTAAYKSAITYLDGEQGILRYRGYPIEQLAERSTFLEVAYLLINGELPTVDELSTFKNEITQHTLLHEDVKNFYKGFPRDAHPMAMLSSVVSALSTFYQDSHNPFDERQRNLSTIRLLAKLPTIAAYAYKKSIGHPFVYPRNDLGYVENFLRMTFSVPAQEFELDPVVVSALDKLLILHADHEQNCSTSTVRLVGSSQANMFASISAGISALWGPLHGGANQSVLEMLEGIQADGGDVDSFIRKVKNKEDGVRLMGFGHRVYKSFDPRAKIIKAAAHDVLSALGKSDELLDIALKLEEHALSDEYFVSRNLYPNVDFYTGLIYRAMGFPTEMFTVLFALGRLPGWIAQWHEMIKEPGSRIGRPRQIYTGVVERDFVPVEER from the coding sequence GTGAGCGACAACTCTGTAGTACTGCGGTACGGCGACGGCGAGTACACCTACCCGGTGATTGACAGCACCGTCGGCGACAAGGGCTTCGACATCGGCAAACTCCGCGCCCAGACCGGTCTGGTGACGCTGGACAGCGGATACGGCAACACCGCCGCCTATAAATCCGCCATCACCTACCTCGACGGCGAGCAGGGGATCCTCCGCTACCGCGGCTACCCGATCGAGCAGCTGGCCGAGCGCTCCACCTTCCTGGAGGTGGCCTACCTGCTGATCAACGGTGAGCTGCCCACCGTCGACGAGCTCTCGACGTTCAAGAACGAGATCACGCAGCACACGCTGCTGCACGAGGACGTCAAGAACTTCTACAAGGGCTTCCCGCGCGACGCCCACCCGATGGCCATGCTGTCGTCGGTGGTCTCGGCGCTGTCCACGTTCTACCAGGACAGCCACAACCCGTTCGACGAGCGGCAGCGCAACCTCTCGACGATCCGTCTGCTCGCCAAGCTTCCGACGATCGCGGCGTACGCGTACAAGAAGTCGATCGGTCACCCGTTCGTCTACCCGCGAAACGACCTCGGTTACGTCGAGAACTTCCTGCGCATGACCTTCTCGGTCCCGGCCCAGGAGTTCGAGCTGGACCCGGTCGTGGTCTCCGCCCTCGACAAGCTCCTCATCCTGCACGCCGACCACGAGCAGAACTGCTCCACGTCGACGGTCCGCCTGGTGGGCTCGTCGCAGGCGAACATGTTCGCCTCGATCTCGGCCGGCATCTCGGCCCTCTGGGGCCCGCTGCACGGCGGCGCCAACCAGTCCGTCCTGGAGATGCTCGAGGGCATCCAGGCAGACGGCGGCGATGTCGACTCCTTCATCCGCAAGGTGAAGAACAAGGAGGACGGCGTCCGCCTGATGGGCTTCGGCCACCGGGTGTACAAGTCCTTCGACCCGCGCGCCAAGATCATCAAGGCGGCGGCGCACGACGTCCTCTCCGCCCTCGGCAAGTCCGACGAGCTGCTGGACATCGCCCTGAAGCTGGAGGAGCACGCGCTCTCCGACGAGTACTTCGTCTCGCGCAACCTCTACCCGAACGTCGACTTCTACACCGGCCTGATCTACCGGGCCATGGGCTTCCCGACCGAGATGTTCACGGTCCTGTTCGCCCTCGGCCGCCTCCCGGGCTGGATCGCCCAGTGGCACGAGATGATCAAGGAGCCGGGCTCCCGCATCGGCCGCCCGCGCCAGATCTACACGGGCGTGGTCGAGCGCGACTTCGTTCCGGTCGAGGAGCGCTGA